Proteins found in one Populus alba chromosome 14, ASM523922v2, whole genome shotgun sequence genomic segment:
- the LOC118034155 gene encoding pentatricopeptide repeat-containing protein At2g15690, mitochondrial — protein MASSLSFLSQPRIRPVTKRPPNPSSSFLELLSVSSNSLQVTKNKDLAVVSRAYQREIAGVQGENLVRPDFERLCKEGKVEAALEIMDEKERNGGYADLLDIVKLIQVCSDLKLLEAGKKVDEYVMRSSSKFKSSVVVLNNLVEMHCKLGDTNGAREIFEQMGVRNLDSWNKMLFGLAENKEGEKALEIFSQMKGDGIRPDGSSFVGVLMACVCLGAEKEGRKHFESMSRDYGITPAIEHYEVIVDLLGRTGKIAEAKELVSNMPMDPNSRIWETLQKYSKARTQGQLGYPVSPPGLKLGDMKRAKDNINTNHRRVTSDRSKAYEKLRSLSKEVRDAGYVPDTRFVLHDLDQEAKEKALFYHSERLAIAYGLINTPPGTTLRIMKNLRICGDCHNFIKILSKIEDREFIVRDNKRFHHFKAGNCSCRDYW, from the coding sequence ATGGCTAGTTCTCTGAGCTTCTTGTCACAGCCCAGAATTAGACCTGTAACGAAACGTCCTCCCAATCCCTCAAGCTCGTTTCTTGAACTATTGAGTGTTAGCAGTAACAGTTTACAAGTAACAAAGAATAAAGATTTAGCTGTGGTTTCAAGAGCTTATCAACGAGAAATTGCTGGTGTTCAAGGAGAGAATCTGGTGAGGCCAGATTTTGAGCGTTTATGCAAAGAGGGGAAAGTGGAGGCAGCTCTTGAAATCATGGATGAAAAGGAGAGGAATGGAGGTTATGCAGACTTGCTCGATATTGTAAAGTTGATACAAGTTTGTTCTGATTTGAAATTGCTGGAAGCAGGGAAAAAGGTAGATGAGTATGTTATGAGGTCTTCATCAAAGTTCAAGTCCAGTGTTGTTGTGCTGAATAATCTAGTGGAGATGCACTGTAAACTGGGCGACACAAATGGGGCAAGAGAAATATTTGAGCAAATGGGAGTGAGAAATTTGGATTCTTGGAACAAGATGCTGTTCGGTTTAGCAGAGAACAAGGAAGGAGAAAAGGCTCTTGAAATCTTTTCCCAGATGAAAGGAGATGGGATTAGGCCAGATGGTTCTAGCTTTGTTGGTGTTTTAATGGCTTGTGTATGCTTAGGAGCAGAGAAGGAAGGACGGAAACATTTCGAGTCAATGAGCAGGGATTATGGAATCACTCCCGCGATAGAGCATTACGAAGTTATCGTTGATCTTCTTGGAAGAACAGGAAAGATAGCGGAGGCAAAGGAGTTAGTTTCAAATATGCCAATGGATCCAAACTCCAGAATTTGGGAGACCCTACAGAAGTACTCAAAAGCCAGAACACAAGGGCAACTGGGTTATCCAGTATCACCACCTGGATTGAAACTTGGTGATATGAAAAGGGCGAAGGACAACATCAACACAAATCATAGAAGAGTGACCTCAGACAGAAGCAAGGCGTATGAAAAGTTGAGGTCTTTGAGTAAGGAGGTAAGGGATGCTGGATATGTGCCGGACACAAGGTTTGTGCTTCATGATCTTGACCAAGAAGCGAAGGAGAAGGCATTGTTCTACCACAGTGAAAGGCTAGCCATTGCTTACGGGCTTATCAATACACCTCCTGGGACCACTTTAAGGATAATGAAAAACCTAAGGATTTGTGGGGACTGTCATAATTTCATCAAGATCCTCTCCAAAATCGAGGACCGAGAGTTTATCGTGAGAGACAACAAGAGGTTTCATCATTTCAAGGCTGGAAACTGTTCCTGTCGGGATTACTGGTAG
- the LOC118034154 gene encoding uncharacterized protein, with amino-acid sequence MSTTRLLRSSKPLRHVGPPSATSSPFSTVKCAGKATGLTGEKMVSGDHGDHKRKSTVAVKASVATSEGSLLTVEPPRVERGLIDLASLLATVSNALLKVLRPPALKSKQWKFQVQKLIEKAVIDCRFFTLFAVAGSLLGSTLCFVEGCFLILESYFQYFNTLSRVSDQGHLVHLLIEAIDSFLVGTAMLIFGVGLYVMFVGSKNPKDEALSLPDSNLFGLFSLKSLPTWVEMRSVSQAKSKIGHAIMMILQVGMLEKFKNIPLATSLDLACFAGAVVFSSACIFLLSRLSPGAMEDRW; translated from the exons ATGTCAACCACAAGGCTGCTACGTTCGTCGAAGCCTTTGCGTCATGTTGGTCCTCCTAGCGCAACTTCTTCACCATTTTCTACGGTAAAATGTGCTGGCAAGGCTACAGGGTTGACCGGGGAGAAGATGGTTTCTGGAGATCATGGTGATCATAAAAGGAAATCCACGGTAGCTGTCAAAGCATCTGTGGCTACTTCAGAGGGCTCCCTGCTCACCGTAGAGCCACCAAGGGTTGAGCGAGGATTAATAGATCTGGCTTCCTTACTTGCTACTGTTAGTAATGCTTTGCTTAAGGTGTTGAGGCCACCGGCTTTGAAATCAAAGCAGTGGAAATTCCAGGTCCAGAAGCTCATTGAGaag GCTGTAATTGATTGTCGATTCTTCACGTTATTTGCTGTTGCGGGGTCTTTGCTTGGTTCAACATTGTGTTTTGTGGAG GGTTGCTTTCTTATTCTGGAGTCATATTTTCAGTATTTCAACACACTATCTCGAGTTTCAGATCAAGGACACTTGGTGCATCTACTTATAGAAGCCATAG ACTCGTTTCTGGTAGGAACTGCCATGCTTATTTTTGGAGTCGGGCTGTACGTCATGTTTGTGGGATCAAAGAATCCAAAAGATGAAGCGTTATCGCTGCCAGACTCAAACTTGTTTGGCCTCTTCTCTTTGAAG TCCCTCCCAACATGGGTTGAAATGCGATCAGTTTCACAAGCAAAGTCTAAAATCGGGCATGCCATTATGATGATACTTCAAGTGGGAATGTTGGAGAAATTCAAGAATATACCATTGGCTACCAGTTTGGATCTTGCCTGTTTTGCTGGAGCAGTCGTGTTTTCGTCAGCTTGTATATTCCTACTCTCAAGACTCTCTCCTGGTGCCATGGAAGATAGGTGGTAG